CTTCCTCCGACGACCTCAGCCGGGCCCTGGAGTCCTGCAGGTCCTGCTGCAGCCCGCGGACCTGCTCCCGGGCCCGGTCAAGCTCTGCGTCCTGGGCCTGCAGCCGCTCAGTAAGCCGACAAACGTCGCCGCTCAGCATCTCAGACGAGGACTTGGTTTGCCGAATGAGATCTCCGCCGTCTGCCACCTCGGCCCGGAGACGGTCCACCACACTGGTTCTGGAGGTGAGCTGCCTCCGGAGGTCCAGGACCAGGTCAGCGGTGCCATTGAGCTGGGAGCTGAGGTCTCGGAGGTGGTCTCTGAGGGCGGagatctcctcctccatctctacGATCTGGGTGGAGAGCTGGTCGGCCAGTCGTGCGTAGCTGCCGTTCTCCTGGCTCAGACGACAGACagcttcctgctcctcatccaGATTGGACTGGAGCTGCGAGGTTCTGGTCTGCTCCTGCTCCAAAACCTCCTGCAGCTTGTCCTCGCCGCTCTTCCTCCGGTCCAACTCCTCGGAGACTccatccagctgcagctgcagattgTCCACGGCCATTGCCTGGTCCTTCAGATCCTGGATCAGCCGGGCGCGGTCCGTCTTTAACGAGTCCAGTTCAGCGGCTCTGGTCCTCGTGGCGTCCTGCATGTTCAGCAGCTCCGCCCCGAGGGCGGCAATGGTCTGGTCCCGGGCTCGGACCTGAGCCTGCAGCTGGACAAAGGCGTTGGAGAGGCGATCCCGCAGGACGCTGTCGGATGCAGACCGGACGTttcccagctcctcctccagccgagTCACGTGACCGTGGAGCTCCTCTCTGGTCCTCGCGTGCTGTAGCTCCGCCTCCACCGAGCTCTTCTCCGCCGCCAGGCGTCGACTCAGAACATCGTGAGATGACAGGAAGCCGAcgctctcctccagctgagcgCAGGCCTCCTGCAGCCGCGCCTCCAGCTCAGAGCTCCGCCCACGAGAAGCGTCAAGGTCATCCTCTAACTGACCACAGTGCCTGCTCACCTCCTCCAGACaggcctctgattggccggtCAGCAGGGTGGCGCTCCGaacctgctcctccagctgacgGACCTGCTGCTCTGACTGGACGAGCCTTTTCTCCCAcattcctctctgctcctggcggaggaggcggcgctGAGCCTCGGCATGCTGCTCTGACTCCTCCCTGCTCACGTCAACGATCGATGATGTTTCTCACGTTTCGCCaattatcaatatttttattttaaacattttcactgatagACATTATTATTACACCATGTCAACGTCCAGGTGAACCCCCAGctcctgtgacatcatcaccacGTACCTGACCAGCATCACTTCCTGGTCCAGCTTCAGCtgcagctccgcctccagctgGTCCTTCTCGGCACTCAGTTTATGGACCAGATTACCGATCTCTCGGGCAAAGTTCTGCTCCAGCTCCGCCCTCTCCCACTGCACCCTGGGAAAAGAGCCCCGTCAGATCAGTCAGACGCTGTGACACTCAAATAATctcaagttatttattttaagtagAATGAATctaactcttcttctttgtttagtCTCCTCACCTGCGCTCCTGCTCGCTGCCCCACCCTCCTCCATGTTGGATCTCAGTCTGCAGTTTCTCCAGAGTTTCCTTCAACTGCTTCACCTGCTGCTCCGCCTGAGCCTTGTTCTCCTCCAGTTCACTGATCTCCAGCTGACACACGAGTCAACAGACGAGTCAACAACACGTGTTGTATTGTCCATCATTTCTTCTGTTATAatctaaattaaataaatattatatacgTATATTAAACATCTATTTATATACGTGTGTTGCTACCTTGAAGACCTGAGCGATGTCTTTTCGCTCCACCTCCATACTCTGCCTCATCAGCTCCAGACTTCGCTCGTAGTAGTTCACCTGACGACAAATGtctaattattattagaatgattaactattattataattataaatcCATAATTTCCTTCATGTTGATGTTTGTGCGTTAGTTTTAAATGAACCTACATTCATATCATTAATAAATTCATGAGACAAATTCACATCtataatcaataaatctatGACCACTTGTTGTGTAGTcgttgtgttacctgtgtgtcccGTTGgatgttgtgtagttgttgttaatgttgtgtagtagttgtgtagtcgttgtgttacctgtgtgtcccGTTGgatgttgtgtagttgttgttaatgttgtgtagtagttgtgtagtcgttgtgttacctgtgtgtccagatggatgttgtgtagttgttgttaatgttgtgtagtagttgtgtagtcgttgtgttacctgtgtgtccagatggatgttgtgtagttgttgttaatgttgtgtagtagttgtgtagtcgttgtgttacctgtgtgtccagatggatgttgtgtagttgttgttaatgttgtgtagtcgttgtgttacctgtgtgtccagatggatgttgtgtagttgttgttaatgttgtgtagtagttgtgtagtcgttgtgttacctgtgtgtccagatggatgttgtgtagttgttgttaatgttgtgtagtagttgtgtagtcgttgtgttacctgtgtgtccagatggatgttgtgtagttgttgttaatgttgtgtagtcgttgtgttacctgtgtgtccagatggatgttgtgtagttgttgttaatgttgtgtagtcgttgtgttacctgtgtgtccagatggatgttgtgtagttgttgttaatgttgtgtaGTCGTTGTGTTACTTGTGTGTCCAGATGgatgttgtgtagttgttgttaatgttgtgtagtcgttgtgttacctgtgtgtccagatggatgttgtgtagttgttgttaatgttgtgtagtagttgtgtagtcgttgtgttacctgtgtgtccagctggatgtgcagctgctgcagctcctggttGTGATTGTGTTTCAGCTGCTCCAGAGCCAGTTCAGTCTGGATACTGACGCCGGGACCAGagacaactacacacacacacacacacacacacacacacacacacacacacacacacacacacacacacacacacacacacacacacacacacacacacacacacacacacacacacacacacacacacacacacacacacacatatgcgcgTTACACGTTACACTTTAcactggcgtgtgtgtgtgtgtgtgtgtgtgtgtgtgtgtgtgtctcacccgTGTCCTCGGGCAGCTGCAATTTCTTCTTCACCAGAGGAGACGAGCGACGCTTCATGTCCGAGtcatctgcacaaacacagacacacaaactgtcAACTGTGACACAACaaggacacaaaaacaaaggtcagaggtcacgagtgtgtgtgtgtgtgagaaagagagagagagacagacaaagacccACTGTGAGACAtgataagacacacacacaaacacacactccactctAACaactggaggagtgtgtgtgtctgtgtctgtgtttgtgtgtgtggtgggcgTGTCCATGTCAGACCTGCTCTACAGGAACTCAGATCCAGTCTCTCCTGACTGTTTCTTAagtgttgtttgattttttgtctcaagaggattttattttgagCATAGCTCCGCCCCCAGCTCTGCCCCTGACTCCGCCCCAGCatcatcttgtgtgtgtgtgtgtgtgtgtgtgtttagttgtgTTACCAGAGTCTAACACGGTGTTGACAGTGTGTGGTTCAGTCCAGCTTAGCGCGGTTGCATCGTTTGCGTCTCCTGCAGATCTTCtggacttcctgtctctcttctgACTCTTCAGCAGCTCCGAGCTCAGCTCATCGTTtctgtcctgcagctcctgaacacaacacgcacacgcacacacacacacacacacacacacacacacacacacacacacacacacacacacacacacacacacacacacacacacacacacacacacacacacacacacacacacacacaaataaaagccacacacactcagatatgtaaaactgtaaaaagaaattatGATACAGATACATCAGctgatgaatatattttaaagaaatcatTCAAGGGTTAGCCCAATAAAACCCAATAAAACTTAATGAgtgttataatatatatatatatatatatgattaaaaATCACAAAGGAGCAGAGGGTCAGTGAAGATCACACGCTCTCACCCTGCACTGCAGCTCCAGTTCTCTGACAACTTCAGAGTATCGCTCCTCGTGACTCAGGCCTCCGCTCGCCGGGTCCAAACCGCCAAACTGTcaatcaacacaacacacaatcgATCAATTGATTGATCAATTGATCGATCAGTAAAAAGCTTCGTCAGAAGTCCGAGTGAAAAATAAGTCAGGAGCCGAAGAGAGGACGAGAGCAAGAATGAGATGAGAAACGTCCATCAAAGATTCATCAGTCACCCAacacctgagtgtgtgtgtgtgtgtgtgtgtgtgtgtgtgtgtgtgtgtgtgtgtgtgtgtctagttAAAACACAAATCTATGTAGGAACTGTGGTGGATATTTATTATTGATTGGCGTTTACAGCAGCCAATTTTTTACAAACTTCAATCATTTCTCCTGAGgaactcttattttgaaaatcttCCTTCGTTGTTGGGATTGTTTTGACTTTACACATGGTGTCGTATATGAgtgatgttgttgatgtgtgtctgttgatgtgtgtctgttgttgtgtgtctgttgttgtttatcttttgatgtgtgtctgttgatgtgtgtctgttgacgTGTGTATGTTGAcgtgtgtctgttgatgtgtgtctgttgttgtgtgtctgttgatgtgtgtctgttgacgtgtgtatgttgatgtgtgtctgttgacgtgtgtatgttgatgtgtgtctgttgatgtgtgtctgttgctgcgTGTCTGTTGATGCGTGTCTGTTgacgtgtgtctgttgttgtgtgtctgttgctgcgTGTCTGTTGCTGCGTGTCTGTTGATgcgtgtctgttgttgtgtgtctatTGATGCgtgtctgttgatgtgtgtctgttgttgtgtgtctgttgttgtgggtctgttgttgtgtgtctgttgttgtgtgtctgttgatgcgtgtctgttgatgtgtgtctgttgatgcgtgtctgttgatgtgtgtctgttgttgtgtgtcttttgatgtgtgtcttttgatgtgtgtctgttgacgTGTGTCttttgatgtgtgtctgttgacgtgtgtctgttgttgtgtgtctgttgttgtgtgtctgttgttgtgtgtctgttgttgtgtgtctgttgatgcgtgtctgttgatgtgtgtctgttgttgtgtgtctgttgatgtgtgtctTTTGATGTGTCTTTTGATGTGTGTCTTTTGATGTGTGACTGTTGACGTGTGTatgttgatgtgtgtctgttgacgtgtgtctgttgatgtgtgtctgttgatgtgtgtcttttgatgtgtgtctgttgacgtgtgtctgttgttgtgtgtctgttgttgtgtgtctgttgttgtgtgtctgttgttgtgtgtctgttgttgtgtgtctgttgatgtgtgtctgttgatgtgtgtcttttgatgtgtgtctgttgacgtgtgtatgttgatgtgtgtctgttgatgtgtgtatgttgatgtgtgtctgttgttgtgtgtctgttgttgtgtctgtagCGTCACCTTGTGCTGCAGCAGTTGGTCCATGTCTCTGTGCAGTTTGTTCACTGAGCTCTGAGCTTCAGTCAGTTTCAGCTTCACGACACTGAGCTCGTCCTCCAGTCGACTGTTCTCCTGAAccacaacgacgacaacaacaacaacaacatcaacacatatATACTTTGACATCTGTTCAGATTGAGATCATCAGTCTGagtcagtgcagcagcagctgctcactGATCAACAAGGAagtaaacaggaagaaagaTGAGCTGATTCTTTGTGGCGCAGGTGAGTGATGCGTACACACCTGCGTGACGCTGCACAGGTCCTCCTGTAGCTCCGCCTCCTGCGCTCTGAGCAGCCGCAGCTCGTCCTGCAGCGAGCAGCGCTCTCGCTCCGCAAGCTGCAGCTGGGCCTCGTTCTCCTGCTCCGACTGGCTGCGCAGAGACGCCAGCCTATCACGGAAgtcctgctccagctccctGCCAATCACAGAGCGGCTCGTCAACACCACTGACTACCagcgactgtatacaaagacgatctATATAAAGATGGACCCCCCTCCCACCTGATCCTGCTCTGGTTCAGCGTCTCCGTGGTAACGTGATGGTCGTCCACTTCCCTGACCAGCTTTAGGttcctctgattggccagatCCAGGTCTGCTCTCACTTTGTCCCGCTCGCAGCAGGCCTGCTCGGCCaccaccctacacacacacacacacacacacacacacacacacacacacagtgtcagagACCAGGTGctctcctccagcagggggcgctctTCTCACACTGTGACCTACTGCAGGTGCTGGAGCTCGTTCTTGTAGGAGATGAGCGCCGCCTGCTGGAGGCCGTTGCCACCGACCAGCAACTCGTTGTCCAGAGCCAGAGTCAGGTCGGCAAGACTGAGACGCTCCTCCAGAGGGAAGTCCAGAGTCTGAGGAGGGAGCATTATCGTTTTAATAACTTCATCTGATCATAGTTCAGTCTCATCTCTAGACAAAGGAAcgtgtaaaaacataaaactaacAAAACATCTTCTTTAAAATCATCACATTGTAACTGTTCTGAGCCACAATCAGGCCAAAGCACACGAGCACAAAACGaaccacacacaccagtgaGTCCGGACCAGAATCCAGTGACCCAGATGCTTTCTGGGTAAATATGCTAATGGTCCTCATGTCCGTTCACTcgaacacacacaggtcacgttcatcactttctttacgTTCACACGTTTGTACAAAGAAAAAtttccttgtctccttctctGTATCTGATCTACATGATTGAATTTGAAACAGGCCTCAGTCCCAGTCAGAGGCCTGGACCTGTCCTGGTCTGTACTGACCTGCAGGATGTCCCGGCTGTTCCTGATGCCCTCCTCGGTCCACAGGGCGATGACCCGCTCGGGGCTGGTGCATCCTGAGCCGTCGTCCAGTCGACTGAGGACTCGCTGACCCACGGTGGCCGTCAGCAGGGAGGGCGAGGTGGAGCGAACTGAGCACTCCtccaacagagacagagactgagacaTGAAGACCAGGACCCAGAGTCAGAGGTGAGTCCACATCCAGAACATCCAGAACATCCAGaacacacagactcagacacacacagctctaAGCGGCTCTAACCAGCTGACCTGTGATGTCGTAACCTTTAATCTGGATTAACCTGATTCCAGCGTCAGCAGatctgaacacaaacattttaaagttttaaaaacctTGACTCTCGTTTCTGATTCGTCTTCACCTGAGTGTGAAACTTGGTCCTCGGCCTGTCTGTCCTCACCCACGTCAACAGGCCGCAGCCCGACATCAGACCTGAGGTGCAGTACAtgatgtctgactgtgtgtctgactgtgtgtctgactgtctgtctgtctgtctgactgctcACCTGCAGCACCTGAGTCAGCTGCTCACTCAGCTGCTCCTGATTGGAGCTCTGCTAGTCAGTAGAGGTGACGGTGCGTTCAGAGCTTCtggttttacagtttgtgttcacAGGTTTGAGAAGACATGAAAAAGAGTCAAGGGGGTGGAACAAAGTGTGAGGTTCCACCACGAGTTGTATGGAACTCAGCATCATTTAGCTGGACACTGTGTCAGGTCCTCACTGATTCACAGGCAGTTTGAGGGTCAAGACTTAGGTCTGGGATCCCCTTCATGTTTAGTCATTGTTTGTGATGTTAGGGAAGACATTATGTCTctgagtgtcctcacaactatagaaagaggtgtgtgtgtgtgtgtgtgtgtgtgtgtgtgtctgaccctGAGTGGCGCCCTCTGCAGGTCAGCGGCTCGTATGGGGGTGGAGCAGGAGATGGGGGCGGAGCCACAGAGAACCTTCTGGAAGTCCCTGATACTGACTCTGCCGTCCAGGCCGGCGTCCAACTTCCTGAGCAGCGAGTCCAGCtcctgcaggtcaaaggtcagtggtCAAACgcaaatgcaacaacaacaacatctgacCCTGATGATGGGTGGAGTCTCACCTGAGTGTTGAGCTGCTGCAGGCCCAGGTGATCACAGAGAGCCGTCAGAACATGgccgccacctcctccacctcctcctcctccgggcatccccccctcctccacctcctcctgctgcagaggagctgctgagcacaaacacacgaggAGCAGTTACAGAAATCCCCTTCGTGTCACATGTTCAGAATGATACAGTCAGcagctgttagcttagcttagtatAAAGACCGGAAACAGGCCGAAGGAGCTAGCGTAGATTAGCATAtagactggaaacaggaagaaacatCTTTTTTAGCTTAGCACAAGGACAGGAAACAGAAGGAATACCTAGCCTAGCTTAGCGTAAAGACTGTTAACATATAAATAATAGAGTGTTTTCTCAATACAGTCCAGTGATGATGTGACCTGCGGAGGGTTGTAATGACGTGTTCAGACACAGAACCTCAAACCAATCACACGAGCTTCTCACAGCTCAGGTCACGAGAGGAACCAAAAGGTTGAGTGACACCGGTGCTGCTCGCGATGGACGAAGTACCTTTAGACTGAAAGTCGGGCTTCTGACTTCCGGCCTCGTCGTCCGACTTCAggctctgcagagaaaacatgGAGGACGTTGATTCACTCAGACCCTTTCTGTGTTAACCAGCCCGTTAAACTAGTTTGAACCAACAGCTCGGAGTTATGAAAGAGTGAGACCACAGGATGCtgggagaagtgtgtgtgtgtgtgtgtgtgtgtgtgtgtgtgtgtgtgtgtgtgtgtgtgtgtgtgtgtgtgtgtgtgtgtgtgtgtgtgtgtgtgtgtgtgtgtgtgtgtgtgtgtgtgtgtgtgtgtgtgtgtgtgtgtgtgtgtgtgtgcagtaatgCCAACATACCAAACAGTGATCAGAAGGAATTCCTGAGCGGTTATTACTTCAGCCAGACtgaacaaattgtgtgtgtgtgtgtctgtgtgtgtgcagacccCCGGTTGTCACGCTAAAAAGCTTAGCATGTTGAACCCGCCCCTCTCGCCTGTGGGGAACTGAACCAGGGCCGTCAGTGACATCCTGTGGTGTCGAGTCCCCGCCCACACatgctctcgaccaatcatgagtcagtgtcagctgtcaatcattacgttctgtttttatatcatcaaataactgatgagaatCAAAGTGATCAGGAACATGAACACGTTAACAAACATCAGAGATAAGAACgacttcagagagagagacagacagacagacagacagagagacagacagacggacggacggacggacggacggacagacagacagacagagagacagacagagagagagagacagacagacagagagacagacagacagacagagagacagaaagacggacagacagacagagagacagacagacagacggacggacagacagacagacagagagacagacagacagagagacggacggacggacagacagacagacagacagacagacagacagacagacagacagacagacagacagacagagagacagacagacagacagacagacagacagacagacagagagacagacagacagacagacagacagacagacagacagagagacagacagacagacagacagacagacagagagacagacagacagagagacggacggacggacagacagacagacagacagacagacagacagacagacagacagacagacagacagacagacagagagacagagagacagacagacagacagacagacagacagacaaacagacagagagagacagacagacagacagacagacagacagacagacagacagactttgtgTCTCAGAAGACGAGTCAGTGTGACGGTGACGTCCCGATGAAGAATAAaaaccagctgctgctcttttcAAACGGAGTGAAGCATCTTTGAGCTGCAGCCAAACCAGAGCACATCGTCTGCCAGCAGCCGCATTCCTCACGATCCCACTTCCTGAAAAACCTCCGACGCCCCGAAAACCGGtaaacctccccctccccctccatcccctcctccatccctcctcctcctcctccatccctcctccatccctccccctcttcctccatccctcctccatccctcctccatccctccccctcttcctccatccctcctccatctctcccccctcctccatctcctccccccctcctcctccattcctcctccatccctccatctcctcccccctcctcctccatccccccctccttctcctcctcctccctccctcccccctcctccatctcctccccctccccctccatcccctcctcctcctcctccatccctcctccatccctccccctcctcctccatccctcctccatctctcccccctcctccatctcctccccccctcctcctccatccctcctccatccctccatctcctcccccctcctcctccatccccccctccttctcctcctcctccctccctcccccctcctccatctcctccccctcctcctcctccatccctccccccccctcctcaggtATTCACAGCCTCCGCAGCAGAACTGCAGTAGAATCACTGAACCTCAGGATATTTGAGACGAACCTCACCCAGCCTGCACGACAATACACAAgcctttttctgtgtgtgtgtgtgtgtttgtgtttcagtctctgcTGTAACCCCCAACTCCTTAAGCACACTCAGCAGTAAtggaaaggtcaaaggtcagaggtcacagcatCATGACAGAAGATGGTCTAGAGATGAGATGAGTTTTTACAGTCGATGCTGTGAAACATTTCTATACATTTCTGGATATTTGACACCTTTTTCCCACAGAtccacaggtcaaaggtcaccaggTGTCTTCAGGGATCGTAGAATGTTTCATGGATGAAACTGAGAATCACGAACCACGAGGctgaagatttatttttctctgctcaAAATTAAGTCGTTGATTCAATTTGGTTAAAACCATAAATATTTGACAGCAGGTGGAACCAGAGAGGAAGACTCCGGTGTCTCACCTCGACACTCTCCAGAGACGTGGAGCGTCTCAGCTTGGCTCTGCGGACGCCGCCCGGAGACGAGTCCGCGGCCTCGGCTCTGGACAGGGAAGAGTCCTCGGAGTCACGGGTCAGCGGGTCGGCGTCGGGACGGGAGCGTCGGCCGTATCGCTT
The sequence above is a segment of the Scophthalmus maximus strain ysfricsl-2021 chromosome 10, ASM2237912v1, whole genome shotgun sequence genome. Coding sequences within it:
- the ninl gene encoding ninein-like protein isoform X6, with translation MEEAEQSRYVAQLKAEFDSCDTTATGFLDQDELTALCRKLQLDAHLPPLLHTLLGGRSYARVNFQEFKEGFVSVLSRSLDFSTSEDDSSYLEPVVPEEVKPKFVKGAKRYGRRSRPDADPLTRDSEDSSLSRAEAADSSPGGVRRAKLRRSTSLESVESLKSDDEAGSQKPDFQSKAAPLQQEEVEEGGMPGGGGGGGGGGHVLTALCDHLGLQQLNTQELDSLLRKLDAGLDGRVSIRDFQKVLCGSAPISCSTPIRAADLQRAPLRSLSLLEECSVRSTSPSLLTATVGQRVLSRLDDGSGCTSPERVIALWTEEGIRNSRDILQTLDFPLEERLSLADLTLALDNELLVGGNGLQQAALISYKNELQHLQVVAEQACCERDKVRADLDLANQRNLKLVREVDDHHVTTETLNQSRIRELEQDFRDRLASLRSQSEQENEAQLQLAERERCSLQDELRLLRAQEAELQEDLCSVTQENSRLEDELSVVKLKLTEAQSSVNKLHRDMDQLLQHKFGGLDPASGGLSHEERYSEVVRELELQCRELQDRNDELSSELLKSQKRDRKSRRSAGDANDATALSWTEPHTVNTVLDSDDSDMKRRSSPLVKKKLQLPEDTVVSGPGVSIQTELALEQLKHNHNQELQQLHIQLDTQVNYYERSLELMRQSMEVERKDIAQVFKLEISELEENKAQAEQQVKQLKETLEKLQTEIQHGGGWGSEQERRVQWERAELEQNFAREIGNLVHKLSAEKDQLEAELQLKLDQEVMLVRTRLEEVRSENGALQERLSVLQQEVQNLEDDVAKKRRKLDETQREHERSREEEERLIRENSRCREEVLVLSSRNLQLSNDNAELSARLRGDQESVRMLQERLATVSKEQEEERATVRRLQEAATQQGREKLQQQTSWSQEKQLIETELSSYKEQLVRLAGLEEELSTVTFKLQRSEEDKVKLLREADARNDKVAFALALHSGAVGVEKLGHAQEVTELQRKLQEAQAKLAALTKVQVDLRTQAEEQAARADSALGLLHVQQAARQQQAGDGRQVEQLQRLLLEGQRRSQTLEDTLKLQAQQSSVMQEQYEKAAASLRQRTEDLETKLNGVRSVLQEKVQQLKDQLTKNAKSSSLLKDVYVENAQLMAALQVTEQRQKKAEKKNVALEEKVGALNKLLREIVPAALAT
- the ninl gene encoding ninein-like protein isoform X4 encodes the protein MEEAEQSRYVAQLKAEFDSCDTTATGFLDQDELTALCRKLQLDAHLPPLLHTLLGGRSYARVNFQEFKEGFVSVLSRSLDFSTSEDDSSYLEPVVPEEVKPKFVKGAKRYGRRSRPDADPLTRDSEDSSLSRAEAADSSPGGVRRAKLRRSTSLESVESLKSDDEAGSQKPDFQSKAAPLQQEEVEEGGMPGGGGGGGGGGHVLTALCDHLGLQQLNTQELDSLLRKLDAGLDGRVSIRDFQKVLCGSAPISCSTPIRAADLQRAPLRSLSLLEECSVRSTSPSLLTATVGQRVLSRLDDGSGCTSPERVIALWTEEGIRNSRDILQTLDFPLEERLSLADLTLALDNELLVGGNGLQQAALISYKNELQHLQVVAEQACCERDKVRADLDLANQRNLKLVREVDDHHVTTETLNQSRIRELEQDFRDRLASLRSQSEQENEAQLQLAERERCSLQDELRLLRAQEAELQEDLCSVTQENSRLEDELSVVKLKLTEAQSSVNKLHRDMDQLLQHKFGGLDPASGGLSHEERYSEVVRELELQCRELQDRNDELSSELLKSQKRDRKSRRSAGDANDATALSWTEPHTVNTVLDSDDSDMKRRSSPLVKKKLQLPEDTVVSGPGVSIQTELALEQLKHNHNQELQQLHIQLDTQVNYYERSLELMRQSMEVERKDIAQVFKLEISELEENKAQAEQQVKQLKETLEKLQTEIQHGGGWGSEQERRVQWERAELEQNFAREIGNLVHKLSAEKDQLEAELQLKLDQEVMLVREESEQHAEAQRRLLRQEQRGMWEKRLVQSEQQVRQLEEQVRSATLLTGQSEACLEEVSRHCGQLEDDLDASRGRSSELEARLQEACAQLEESVGFLSSHDVLSRRLAAEKSSVEAELQHARTREELHGHVTRLEEELGNVRSASDSVLRDRLSNAFVQLQAQVRARDQTIAALGAELLNMQDATRTRAAELDSLKTDRARLIQDLKDQAMAVDNLQLQLDGVSEELDRRKSGEDKLQEVLEQEQTRTSQLQSNLDEEQEAVCRLSQENGSYARLADQLSTQIVEMEEEISALRDHLRDLSSQLNGTADLVLDLRRQLTSRTSVVDRLRAEVADGGDLIRQTKSSSEMLSGDVCRLTERLQAQDAELDRAREQVRGLQQDLQDSRARLRSSEEEFEDEKRNMRRQLLELEQLVLALEEVMDPSGPRRTRLEEVRSENGALQERLSVLQQEVQNLEDDVAKKRRKLDETQREHERSREEEERLIRENSRCREEVLVLSSRNLQLSNDNAELSARLRGDQESVRMLQERLATVSKEQEEERATVRRLQEAATQQGREKLQQQTSWSQEKQLIETELSSYKEQLVRLAGLEEELSTVTFKLQRSEEDKVKLLREADARNDKVAFALALHSGAVGVEKLGHAQEVTELQRKLQEAQAKLAALTKVQVDLRTQAEEQAARADSALGLLHVQQAARQQQAGDGRQVEQLQRLLLEGQRRSQTLEDTLKLQAQQSSVMQEQYEKAAASLRQRTEDLETKLNGVRSVLQEKVQQLKDQHQNHVTFGL